Sequence from the Candidatus Edwardsbacteria bacterium genome:
GATGCAGTATTTCCACCGCCTGAAAAAATAGTACTACCATCTTTATTGAATCTTCCAGCAACCAGCGTCAAGGCCTACACACCGTATACGGTGATCGCCGAAAAGTACCAGGCCATGGTAGATAAGGGACTAGCCAATGGTCGGCTAAAGGATTATTACGATATCTGGTACATATCCCGGCACAGCAAACTAGACGGGTTAAGTCTTTCCAAATCAATAGCGATTACCTTTAATAGAAGGAGAACGAAATTGCCGGAATCTTTGCCGGAAGGGCTGGGCGACTATTTTGCGGAAGATAACGCCAAACGGCGCCAGTGGACGGGATTTCTCAAAAAAAGCAAGCCGAATGAAACGTGTGAATTGGATGCAGCCATCAAAGAAATCCGAATGTTGCTTATGCCGGTGGTTGAATCATTGGTTGAAAAGAAACCATTTAATAAAGTATGGCATGCGGGACAAGGTTGGCGCTGAATGTCCAATTAAAAAGGTGTTTAAGAATATTTTAAAGGCCGTCCGACAAGGGCGGTCTTTTATTGTCTGTTACTATTCTATAAACCTTAGGGATGGTCTCAAGCCATCCCCTACAGATAGAAAAAGGCAAACAACCCATTGTGTAAAAACCCGTCAACCACTCGCATGAAACTGCTGGGCCAAATTTTTTTTAAAAATATTAAATATTTTTATTTTAGGGATTGACATTTTATATGAAATCTTATATAATATCAATTCTTTAGGAAAACTTTTATGTATGCCATCTTCTTGTCTTATTAAAGAAAGTAGGACAGGACATGGGGAATTTTGCTTTTAATCCCCGGCAGCATCAACGGAAAATCGGTTAAGGAGATCCCATGCCGACCATCAACCAACTGATCCGACACGGTAGAAAAACCAAGTCCAAAAAGACCAAGGCTCCGGCTCTCAAGAACTGTCCCCAGAAGCGCGGGGTCTGCACCAGGGTCTATACCACCACCCCCAAGAAGCCCAACTCGGCCCTGCGCAAGGTGGCCAAGGTCCGGCTGTCCAACGGCATCGAAATATTGTCCTACATCCCCGGCGAGGGTCACAACCTGCAGGAGCACTCCATCGTGATGGTGCGGGGCGGCCGGGTCAAGGACCTGCCCGGCGTGCGCTACCACATCGTCCGCGGGACCCTGGACACATCGGGGGTGGATGGCCGCAAGAGAAGCCGCTCGCTGTACGGCACCAAACGCGCCAAGAAATAATTTTTTCCACAGCAACATTTCAAAAGTAAAAATATAACACCGAGAC
This genomic interval carries:
- a CDS encoding nucleotidyl transferase AbiEii/AbiGii toxin family protein, which encodes MSKKPVTDIGASVRERLKQKADSLGYDFQFILTTYALDRLLYRLACSKYHDRFILKGAQLFNAWYHQPVRSSMDADMLGKGDSDVSIWVGIFRDICRVEVEPDGLIFLPDTVLGIEISENLEYQGVRITLIAGLSDARIHLQIDIGFGDAVFPPPEKIVLPSLLNLPATSVKAYTPYTVIAEKYQAMVDKGLANGRLKDYYDIWYISRHSKLDGLSLSKSIAITFNRRRTKLPESLPEGLGDYFAEDNAKRRQWTGFLKKSKPNETCELDAAIKEIRMLLMPVVESLVEKKPFNKVWHAGQGWR
- the rpsL gene encoding 30S ribosomal protein S12, with the translated sequence MPTINQLIRHGRKTKSKKTKAPALKNCPQKRGVCTRVYTTTPKKPNSALRKVAKVRLSNGIEILSYIPGEGHNLQEHSIVMVRGGRVKDLPGVRYHIVRGTLDTSGVDGRKRSRSLYGTKRAKK